One genomic segment of Bacteroidota bacterium includes these proteins:
- the cphA gene encoding cyanophycin synthetase encodes MRILEIRAMRGPNFWSIRRHKLVVMKLDIEELEEQPTDQIAGFAERLEKFLPSMFSHRCSEDYEGGFFHRVRIGTWMGHVIEHIALEIQTLAGMDVGFGRTRSTGEAGVYHVVFAYEEEKVGVYAAKAAVKIAQAIVDNKPYDLTDDIQRMRELREEERLGPSTGSIVEEAVARNIPWVRLNQHSLVQLGYGVNQKRIQATVASTTGSIAVEIACDKEDTKNLLEAQSIPVPRGRIIYSEEGLQDALDDIRFPVVIKPVNGNHGRGATININSWEDAVNAFAVAKKISRGVIVEKYITGFDHRILVIDYKMVAAAKRTPAAVTGDSKSTIQQLIDKVNTDPRRGFGHEKVLTSIKVDEMTLAILNEKNMTLEYVLKKDEELWLKRTANLSTGGTSDDVTDIVHPYNVFMCERIARIVGLDICGIDIMTPNISEPLDEIGGAVLEVNAAPGFRMHLSPASGLPRNVAAPVVDMLFPPGSNSRIPIVAVTGTNGKTTTTRLIAHMCKYMGHKVGFTTTDGIYIQNHLLQRGDCTGPASTEFVLKDPTVDFAVLECARGGILRAGLGFHKCDIGIVTNVAADHLGLKGINSVEEMAKVKAVVVESVMPSGYAILNADDPLVADMKHNLECKVAFFSLNENNPIIRRHTQNGGLAAVAENGYITIMRGTWKMRVDKIVNIPLTFSGKAIFMIQNILPAVLTGIIRNFKIEDIKLALETFIPSPAQTPGRMNMFQFKKFTVMVDYAHNPAGFQAIAKFLERIEAKPKVGIIAGVGDRRDEDIIQLGELSASMFDEIIIRQDRNMRGRSEQEIIDLLLSGVHKVDKTKTVKVIKTESEAIDFAVKNAKKGSFITICSDVVPDALDQIMKYKEEEDKFTITDADIPNLTSN; translated from the coding sequence ATGAGGATATTAGAAATACGAGCCATGCGAGGCCCAAACTTTTGGAGCATTAGAAGACATAAGTTGGTTGTGATGAAACTTGATATTGAAGAACTGGAAGAACAGCCAACGGATCAGATAGCGGGATTTGCCGAACGATTAGAAAAGTTTTTACCAAGTATGTTTTCGCATCGATGTAGCGAAGATTACGAAGGCGGTTTCTTTCATCGTGTGCGCATAGGTACCTGGATGGGTCATGTGATAGAGCACATTGCACTCGAAATACAAACACTTGCCGGTATGGATGTAGGCTTTGGCCGCACCCGCAGCACGGGAGAAGCCGGGGTGTATCATGTAGTATTTGCGTACGAAGAAGAAAAAGTAGGAGTATATGCAGCTAAGGCGGCAGTAAAAATTGCACAGGCAATAGTTGACAATAAACCCTATGACCTTACCGATGATATACAACGCATGCGCGAGTTACGCGAAGAAGAACGCCTTGGACCTAGCACCGGTTCAATTGTTGAAGAAGCAGTAGCGCGCAATATTCCGTGGGTTCGCCTTAACCAACACTCGTTGGTGCAATTAGGCTATGGTGTAAACCAAAAGCGTATTCAAGCTACCGTGGCATCAACTACCGGAAGCATTGCTGTTGAAATTGCATGTGATAAAGAGGACACCAAAAACCTACTCGAAGCACAATCAATACCTGTACCGCGGGGCCGAATAATATACAGCGAAGAAGGACTGCAAGATGCCTTAGATGATATTCGTTTTCCAGTCGTTATTAAGCCTGTAAACGGCAATCATGGACGTGGTGCCACCATTAATATAAATAGCTGGGAAGATGCTGTAAATGCTTTTGCGGTAGCCAAGAAAATTTCTCGTGGTGTGATTGTAGAAAAATACATTACCGGATTTGATCATCGGATATTGGTAATTGATTACAAGATGGTTGCGGCCGCAAAACGAACACCTGCAGCGGTTACGGGAGATAGCAAGTCGACCATCCAACAATTAATTGACAAAGTAAATACCGACCCGCGCAGAGGATTTGGCCATGAAAAAGTATTGACTTCAATAAAAGTGGATGAAATGACACTGGCTATTTTAAACGAAAAAAATATGACCCTCGAATATGTTTTGAAAAAAGACGAGGAACTGTGGCTAAAGCGAACTGCCAACCTAAGCACAGGAGGCACTTCTGATGATGTTACTGACATTGTGCACCCTTACAATGTATTTATGTGTGAACGTATAGCCCGCATAGTTGGTTTAGATATTTGTGGTATAGATATAATGACTCCCAACATTAGCGAACCGCTTGACGAAATTGGGGGTGCGGTACTTGAAGTAAATGCAGCTCCCGGATTCCGTATGCATCTTAGTCCGGCATCAGGTTTGCCACGAAACGTGGCAGCGCCTGTGGTAGATATGTTGTTCCCTCCCGGAAGCAATTCGCGAATCCCAATTGTTGCTGTTACAGGTACCAATGGAAAAACCACCACTACCCGATTGATTGCACATATGTGTAAGTATATGGGACACAAGGTTGGGTTTACAACTACAGATGGTATTTATATACAAAATCACTTATTGCAACGAGGCGATTGTACAGGCCCTGCAAGCACCGAGTTTGTGTTAAAAGATCCAACGGTAGATTTTGCTGTGCTAGAATGTGCACGCGGTGGTATCTTACGTGCAGGTCTTGGTTTTCATAAATGCGATATAGGTATTGTTACCAATGTTGCTGCTGATCACCTGGGATTGAAAGGGATAAACTCGGTTGAAGAAATGGCCAAAGTAAAAGCTGTAGTTGTAGAAAGTGTGATGCCTTCGGGTTATGCAATCTTGAATGCTGATGACCCACTGGTAGCCGACATGAAACATAATCTGGAATGTAAAGTTGCATTCTTTTCACTCAATGAAAACAACCCCATCATACGCAGACACACACAAAACGGTGGGCTTGCAGCAGTTGCCGAAAATGGATATATCACAATCATGCGTGGCACATGGAAAATGCGCGTAGATAAAATAGTGAACATCCCACTAACTTTTTCGGGCAAAGCAATTTTCATGATACAAAATATTTTGCCGGCTGTACTTACAGGCATTATTCGCAATTTCAAAATAGAAGATATAAAATTAGCCCTTGAAACATTTATTCCTTCGCCAGCACAAACTCCCGGACGTATGAATATGTTCCAGTTTAAGAAGTTTACTGTAATGGTTGACTATGCACATAACCCGGCAGGATTCCAGGCAATAGCCAAGTTCCTGGAGCGGATAGAAGCCAAGCCAAAGGTTGGAATTATAGCCGGAGTAGGTGACAGACGCGATGAGGATATTATTCAATTGGGAGAACTTAGTGCAAGCATGTTTGATGAAATTATTATCAGACAAGACCGCAACATGCGTGGCCGCAGCGAACAGGAAATTATTGACTTATTATTGTCAGGAGTACATAAGGTAGACAAAACCAAAACTGTAAAAGTAATTAAGACCGAATCGGAAGCGATAGACTTTGCTGTGAAAAACGCCAAGAAGGGATCCTTTATTACCATTTGCAGCGATGTGGTTCCGGATGCGCTTGATCAAATAATGAAATACAAAGAAGAAGAAGATAAGTTTACTATAACTGATGCTGATATTCCCAACCTGACAAGCAACTAA
- a CDS encoding NUDIX hydrolase, giving the protein MQYNNPWTTLEGHTMYENNWIRVREDKVLTPAGKPGIYGVVHFKSIAVAIIPLDDDNNTWIVGQFRYPTQTYEWEVVEGGCPEGSSPEETAHRELLEECGIQAQIMKPILEMQLSNSATDEVSVSYVARQLSFTESEPEETEKLVVKKISFDELFEMTLRGEIKDGLSVASIFKCKWMLDKGLI; this is encoded by the coding sequence ATGCAATATAATAATCCATGGACCACACTTGAGGGACACACCATGTATGAAAACAACTGGATACGGGTGCGTGAGGATAAAGTGTTGACTCCTGCTGGCAAACCGGGCATATACGGTGTAGTGCATTTTAAATCGATAGCGGTGGCTATTATTCCGCTTGACGATGATAATAACACGTGGATAGTTGGGCAATTTAGGTATCCAACGCAAACCTACGAGTGGGAGGTAGTTGAAGGAGGCTGCCCGGAAGGTTCGAGTCCGGAAGAAACTGCACATCGCGAGTTGCTTGAGGAGTGTGGCATACAAGCCCAAATAATGAAACCGATACTTGAAATGCAATTGAGCAATTCGGCAACGGATGAAGTGTCGGTGTCATATGTAGCGCGGCAATTGTCGTTTACTGAAAGCGAACCTGAGGAAACGGAAAAGTTGGTGGTAAAGAAGATTTCGTTTGATGAATTGTTTGAAATGACCTTACGAGGTGAAATAAAAGATGGACTATCGGTAGCAAGTATATTCAAGTGTAAATGGATGCTTGATAAAGGATTGATTTGA
- a CDS encoding DUF4199 domain-containing protein produces the protein MYKLAMRWGLITGVLSFAWLIGEFIFGLHTTHVRLHPYITNFAMLIPIVCSVIATKQIRTQVFQGSATFKELLRHGLAIAVIATACGIAGQLIYHLLVNPNYFTYMIDVSKQIALEKKEDLTKAENFAKDYFTLKNYLAQIFFGGLVIGTLLAVIMAAIFKNKK, from the coding sequence ATGTATAAATTAGCAATGCGTTGGGGCCTCATTACAGGCGTTCTTTCTTTTGCCTGGTTAATTGGCGAATTTATTTTTGGATTGCATACCACACATGTTCGCTTGCATCCCTACATTACCAACTTTGCTATGCTTATACCAATTGTCTGTTCGGTTATTGCCACCAAGCAAATCAGAACACAGGTTTTTCAAGGCTCGGCAACTTTCAAAGAATTACTTCGGCATGGACTTGCCATAGCCGTTATTGCTACTGCATGTGGTATTGCCGGTCAGTTAATTTATCACCTGCTAGTCAATCCCAATTACTTTACTTACATGATTGATGTGAGCAAACAAATAGCGCTTGAAAAAAAGGAAGACCTCACCAAGGCAGAAAATTTTGCTAAAGATTACTTCACCCTTAAAAATTATCTCGCACAGATCTTTTTTGGTGGATTAGTAATTGGTACTCTGCTTGCCGTTATAATGGCTGCTATATTCAAAAATAAGAAGTAG
- a CDS encoding alpha-2-macroglobulin family protein yields the protein MLVITKKAAAAQSYVRYILFFMLLALSACKNKENEVTLVAHNFGDELIAEQSLNFTFSRKLVSDSVIGNFVNESLLKITPSVSGRTKWISDHEFSFTPSERFAPNTAYTIELVTAQLLKSNKQLNFSGNSVFKAATAGLMLNNVSFHWLALPAQANKAILKMQLDFNYKINPAEVLRFLKVTSGGTELAVKSASTSISESLEFELENVPESDDDQPALIKIEKGLPIPYSQSTAPAPITYESIIPSKSKVTITDVQTEHTGTIGSIMIYTSVELEESTLAKSITVNPDVVFEITKTDYGCMLTSENFEINSTYRLAVATSLQSALGGTLKSSFEQDLVFGKLNPSISFVSNKAMYLGSKGFRNVLVNITSIPKVKVMIYKVYENNMLQFLSKGIQYDGYYDYDEDYYYDYQSFSIDDYGDLIYSQEVETKTLEKRNASRILHFDFEDKAKNVAGVYVVQVQSADQQWVQASKVMSISDIGLIVKESPQAVTVFANSISAAKSLSGVKVGLVTSKNQPIKTITTNSDGVAVFDKPEGVFPDYKVGLITASNGSDYNFIKLNYSNRIEQARFDVGGKYITEQVYDAYIYGDRDLYRPGETMHLAAIVRDMKWQKPGEMPVRFRILMPNGREFKSIKKILDEQGSCMADVPIPAAAVTGTYQVELYSAAREPIGRKSISVEEFMPDKIAVKLELSKKRFALGDSVVALATATNLFGPPAANRNYKAELTMGNQYFQSKKYSQYNFSLSRFDRSFSIIERSGTTNSNGQWSEGFFMTNEYANHGILKGRIFATVFDESGRPVNRESSFELITQPYLLGIDMADNYVSLDVPVTINLCAVNADDKPMTNAKAKVTIVRKEWYSVMERYGNGYRYNSQYRDIIQLQKEIVINSQTSLPFTPLYNGSYEVHVSLPGSNNYVTNYFYAYSFGRTNNNSFEVNNEGNIDIEADKEKYKVGDKVKLLFKTPFVGKMIVTIEQDKVLNHYSISTDNKSATLDFTLKDEHLPNIYVNAIVIRPQDDGSNPLVVASGVKSIIVENPTRKLDLKIEAATQSRSRTKQSVRVQTTPNTPVTIAVVDEGILQIKNYKSPNPYDFFYAQRALGVTSYNIYPMLFNEVMSKRTATGGDEFDLAKRVNPITNKRVNLVALWSGIIQSDKNGMAEFSFDIPQFNGSLRIMAVSFKDQKFNGTETFMKVADPIVINSGLPRFASPGDTIIMPVTLSNTTASAITGKVSITATGPFKVVDNPGEVNIKPNSESQLKLRVYTQQVIGAGTITTTVYAGKETFKEEVNMTSRPATS from the coding sequence ATGTTAGTCATAACAAAAAAAGCTGCCGCTGCGCAGTCGTACGTACGCTATATTTTATTCTTCATGCTGTTAGCATTAAGTGCCTGCAAAAACAAAGAAAACGAAGTCACGCTGGTTGCCCACAATTTTGGCGATGAACTCATTGCCGAGCAGTCGCTCAACTTTACCTTCTCGCGCAAACTTGTGAGCGATTCAGTCATCGGAAATTTTGTAAACGAAAGTTTATTGAAAATTACGCCTTCGGTAAGTGGTCGCACCAAATGGATTAGCGATCATGAGTTTAGCTTCACACCATCTGAGCGCTTTGCACCCAACACGGCTTATACCATCGAGCTAGTTACAGCTCAATTGCTTAAATCCAATAAGCAATTAAATTTTTCGGGCAATTCCGTTTTCAAAGCTGCTACTGCCGGACTTATGCTAAACAATGTATCCTTCCACTGGCTGGCCTTGCCAGCCCAGGCCAATAAGGCTATACTTAAAATGCAACTCGATTTCAATTATAAAATTAATCCTGCCGAAGTGTTGCGCTTTCTTAAAGTAACAAGTGGCGGAACTGAGTTGGCTGTTAAGTCAGCATCAACGTCCATAAGCGAAAGCCTTGAGTTTGAATTGGAAAATGTACCCGAAAGCGATGATGACCAACCCGCTTTAATTAAAATTGAGAAAGGGTTGCCCATTCCTTATTCGCAATCCACAGCACCAGCACCCATTACATACGAAAGTATTATTCCTTCCAAAAGTAAAGTCACCATAACCGATGTTCAAACAGAACATACCGGCACCATAGGCTCTATTATGATTTATACTTCGGTCGAGTTGGAAGAGTCAACCCTTGCTAAGAGTATCACCGTCAACCCCGATGTTGTTTTCGAAATCACCAAAACAGATTATGGCTGTATGCTTACTTCCGAAAATTTTGAGATTAATAGCACCTATAGATTGGCCGTGGCAACTTCGCTACAATCTGCATTGGGTGGTACATTAAAGTCAAGTTTCGAGCAAGATTTGGTTTTTGGAAAATTGAATCCGTCCATTTCTTTTGTCAGCAATAAGGCCATGTATCTTGGTAGCAAGGGTTTTCGCAATGTGCTTGTTAACATTACTTCTATACCTAAAGTGAAAGTAATGATATATAAAGTTTACGAAAATAATATGTTGCAGTTTCTTAGCAAGGGCATCCAATACGATGGGTATTATGATTACGATGAAGATTACTATTACGATTATCAGTCGTTTAGTATCGATGACTATGGAGATCTTATTTATTCGCAGGAAGTAGAAACTAAAACATTGGAGAAGCGCAATGCTTCGCGCATACTTCACTTCGATTTTGAAGATAAGGCAAAGAACGTAGCGGGTGTATATGTGGTGCAAGTGCAAAGTGCCGATCAGCAATGGGTGCAGGCAAGCAAGGTGATGTCAATATCTGATATTGGATTAATTGTAAAAGAATCGCCTCAGGCAGTTACTGTATTTGCTAACAGTATAAGCGCAGCAAAGTCGCTTAGTGGAGTAAAGGTTGGCTTGGTTACCTCAAAAAACCAACCCATTAAAACAATTACCACCAATAGCGATGGAGTAGCTGTATTTGATAAACCCGAAGGTGTATTTCCCGATTATAAAGTAGGATTAATAACAGCAAGTAATGGAAGCGATTATAATTTTATAAAACTTAATTATAGCAACCGTATTGAACAGGCGCGCTTTGATGTAGGAGGAAAATACATTACCGAGCAGGTATATGATGCCTACATATATGGTGACCGTGACTTGTACCGCCCTGGCGAAACTATGCACCTGGCAGCTATTGTACGCGATATGAAATGGCAAAAGCCCGGAGAGATGCCGGTGCGTTTTCGCATACTTATGCCTAATGGCCGCGAGTTTAAATCAATAAAGAAAATACTTGATGAGCAAGGCTCTTGCATGGCCGATGTGCCTATACCAGCTGCTGCTGTTACCGGAACCTACCAGGTAGAATTGTATAGTGCAGCACGCGAGCCAATAGGCCGCAAATCAATTAGCGTAGAGGAGTTTATGCCAGATAAAATTGCGGTAAAGCTGGAATTAAGCAAAAAGCGATTCGCATTGGGCGATAGTGTAGTTGCATTGGCTACTGCAACCAATTTATTTGGACCACCGGCTGCCAATCGTAATTATAAAGCAGAGCTAACCATGGGCAATCAATATTTTCAAAGCAAAAAGTACAGCCAATATAATTTTAGTTTATCACGATTCGATAGGAGTTTCTCAATAATAGAACGCAGCGGAACAACCAATAGCAATGGACAATGGAGCGAAGGATTTTTTATGACCAATGAATATGCCAATCACGGTATTTTGAAAGGACGCATTTTTGCAACCGTGTTTGATGAGTCGGGGAGGCCGGTAAACCGCGAATCTTCTTTTGAGCTGATTACCCAACCGTACCTGCTGGGTATTGACATGGCTGATAATTATGTAAGCCTCGATGTACCGGTTACTATAAACCTTTGTGCTGTAAATGCTGACGACAAGCCTATGACAAATGCCAAAGCAAAAGTTACCATTGTTCGTAAGGAGTGGTATTCGGTAATGGAGCGTTATGGTAACGGGTATCGCTACAACAGTCAGTATCGCGATATCATACAACTGCAAAAGGAAATTGTTATCAATTCGCAAACTTCATTGCCATTCACACCGCTATACAATGGCAGTTATGAGGTACACGTTAGCCTGCCCGGCAGCAATAATTATGTGACCAATTATTTTTATGCATACAGTTTTGGCCGTACAAACAATAACAGCTTTGAAGTTAATAATGAAGGAAATATTGACATCGAAGCAGATAAGGAAAAATACAAAGTGGGTGATAAAGTGAAGTTACTTTTCAAGACACCGTTTGTCGGTAAAATGATTGTTACCATTGAGCAGGATAAAGTATTAAACCATTACAGTATCAGCACAGATAATAAATCTGCTACGCTCGATTTTACACTTAAAGATGAGCATTTGCCCAATATCTATGTTAATGCAATTGTCATTCGTCCGCAAGATGATGGCAGCAATCCTTTGGTGGTTGCTTCCGGAGTTAAAAGTATTATTGTTGAAAATCCTACAAGAAAATTAGATTTGAAAATAGAGGCTGCCACACAGTCGCGTTCGCGTACCAAACAAAGTGTGCGAGTGCAAACTACGCCCAATACCCCTGTTACCATAGCCGTTGTGGACGAAGGTATATTGCAAATTAAAAATTATAAAAGTCCTAATCCATACGATTTCTTTTACGCACAACGAGCATTAGGTGTAACATCCTACAATATTTACCCCATGTTGTTTAATGAAGTGATGAGTAAACGTACAGCCACCGGTGGTGACGAATTTGATTTAGCAAAACGTGTAAATCCCATTACCAACAAACGTGTAAATCTGGTAGCGTTATGGAGTGGCATTATCCAATCTGACAAGAATGGTATGGCTGAGTTTAGTTTTGATATTCCTCAGTTTAATGGTTCGTTGCGCATCATGGCGGTATCTTTTAAAGATCAAAAATTTAATGGTACCGAAACATTTATGAAAGTGGCCGATCCTATCGTAATCAATTCTGGTTTGCCTCGCTTTGCAAGTCCCGGTGATACCATCATCATGCCTGTTACCCTCAGCAACACTACTGCAAGCGCAATTACTGGCAAGGTAAGCATTACTGCTACTGGCCCTTTCAAGGTAGTTGATAATCCCGGTGAGGTAAACATAAAACCTAACAGCGAGTCACAATTAAAACTGCGCGTTTATACACAGCAAGTTATAGGGGCGGGTACCATAACTACCACCGTATACGCTGGTAAAGAAACATTTAAAGAGGAAGTTAATATGACCTCGCGCCCTGCAACATCCTAA
- the pbpC gene encoding penicillin-binding protein 1C, which yields MSTVIGWKAKYKKWLARVVCSILAVVVILLVLDMIFPFRLTIAYSTIVKDCNGKIMHAYLSSDDKWRLKTELSEVNPLLRKTFLQKEDKWFYYHTGFNPIAAGRALFNNLFYAKRTSGASTITMQVARMSNPKKRTYSNKVVEIWNAIQLEMHYSKDEIFQAYINLIPYGGNIEGIKSAAMIYFQKPPQQLSLAEIVVLTIIPNKPTSLVKPDNYQQLMEQRNKWLLRFHSEKVFDRTIIVDAIGEPLQLKRHSLPKYVPHFCNRIKGMSNEPIIATTLDYKMQEIAQGITSTYAQRMRGINVNNAAVLILDNTNGNVLAYIGSPDYADAANAGQVDGVRAVRSPGSTLKPLLYACAFDKGLLTPQMQIEDVPINVAGYVPENFDQKHNGSVTTEFALINSLNIPAVKTLNDVSINHFVSRLKQAGFESVARNEKQLGLSVILGGCGATLEELSRLYSSFANNGQLRPLNYLQQHCDTSKVQLVSKESAFMLTSILTQLNRPDMPNNFSNTKRSQPVAWKTGTSYGRRDAWCIGYNHRYTIGVWLGNFSGQGVPELTGADMSTPLLISLFNAVEDANKESWMQDKGALALRSVCSTTGKVPGDDCSDKTVDWYIPMVSNYERCMHNRDVAVSPDMKYSYCSGCKPADGNYNTIRCPNISLALTSFYQQQGIAFAKLPAHNPLCTHISTDASPQIISPSAKADYVLAASDSSQLLLQSQAASDVARVYWYIDDMLYKAAAPDERVFFKPHTGNIKITCIDDKGRSSDVTISARNL from the coding sequence ATGAGTACTGTAATTGGTTGGAAAGCAAAGTATAAAAAATGGCTTGCTCGTGTGGTGTGTAGCATTCTTGCTGTGGTGGTAATTTTATTGGTGCTCGACATGATATTTCCTTTCAGATTAACAATTGCTTATTCAACCATTGTAAAGGATTGTAATGGAAAAATTATGCATGCATACTTAAGCAGCGATGATAAGTGGCGATTAAAAACGGAGTTGAGCGAAGTTAATCCGCTGTTGCGAAAAACATTTTTGCAAAAGGAAGATAAGTGGTTTTATTATCACACGGGATTTAATCCGATAGCAGCCGGTAGGGCCTTGTTCAATAATTTGTTTTATGCTAAACGAACATCAGGAGCTTCTACCATTACCATGCAGGTAGCGCGTATGAGTAATCCAAAGAAGAGAACGTATTCAAATAAAGTGGTAGAAATTTGGAATGCCATTCAGTTGGAGATGCATTACAGTAAGGATGAAATTTTTCAGGCATACATAAACCTGATTCCTTATGGAGGAAATATTGAAGGGATAAAATCAGCTGCTATGATTTATTTTCAAAAGCCTCCCCAACAGCTTAGCCTTGCAGAAATTGTAGTGCTTACTATCATTCCAAATAAGCCAACTTCGTTGGTCAAGCCCGATAACTATCAGCAGCTAATGGAGCAGCGCAACAAATGGTTGTTGCGTTTTCATTCTGAAAAAGTTTTTGATCGAACTATAATAGTTGATGCCATTGGCGAGCCTCTTCAACTTAAGAGGCACTCATTGCCAAAGTATGTTCCACATTTTTGTAATAGAATAAAAGGTATGAGCAATGAACCAATTATCGCTACTACACTGGATTATAAAATGCAGGAAATTGCTCAAGGTATAACAAGTACTTATGCTCAGCGTATGCGTGGCATAAATGTAAATAATGCTGCCGTTTTAATTTTAGATAATACGAACGGAAATGTGCTGGCATATATTGGCTCGCCTGATTATGCTGATGCAGCCAATGCAGGGCAGGTTGACGGAGTAAGAGCTGTGCGAAGCCCCGGGAGCACCTTAAAGCCTTTGCTATATGCTTGCGCGTTCGACAAAGGGCTGCTTACTCCCCAAATGCAAATTGAGGATGTGCCAATAAATGTAGCAGGATATGTGCCTGAAAATTTTGACCAGAAACATAATGGTTCGGTAACCACCGAGTTTGCTCTTATTAATTCTTTAAATATTCCTGCAGTTAAAACACTAAATGATGTAAGCATCAATCACTTTGTTTCGAGACTAAAACAAGCAGGTTTTGAAAGCGTAGCACGCAACGAAAAGCAACTGGGCTTGAGCGTTATATTAGGTGGTTGTGGTGCCACACTTGAAGAGCTTAGCAGACTCTATAGCAGTTTTGCAAATAACGGACAATTAAGACCGCTGAATTATCTACAGCAACATTGCGATACTTCCAAAGTACAATTAGTTTCGAAGGAGTCTGCTTTTATGCTCACCTCCATCTTAACGCAACTTAACCGACCCGATATGCCCAATAATTTTTCCAACACAAAGCGCAGTCAGCCTGTTGCTTGGAAAACCGGCACCTCTTATGGGAGGCGCGATGCCTGGTGCATAGGATACAATCACCGTTACACCATAGGTGTGTGGTTAGGGAATTTTTCGGGACAAGGTGTGCCAGAACTTACCGGTGCCGATATGTCCACGCCTTTGTTAATTTCTTTATTTAATGCCGTAGAAGATGCCAACAAGGAGAGTTGGATGCAAGATAAGGGGGCGCTTGCTTTGCGAAGCGTGTGCAGCACTACCGGCAAAGTGCCGGGTGATGATTGTTCTGACAAAACGGTTGATTGGTATATACCCATGGTTAGCAATTATGAGAGGTGCATGCACAATCGCGATGTAGCTGTTTCACCCGACATGAAGTATTCGTATTGCAGCGGCTGTAAACCTGCTGATGGTAACTATAACACTATACGGTGTCCTAACATCAGTCTGGCGCTTACATCATTTTATCAGCAGCAGGGAATTGCCTTTGCAAAACTACCTGCGCATAATCCACTCTGTACTCATATTTCTACCGATGCTTCGCCTCAGATAATATCGCCAAGTGCCAAAGCTGATTATGTATTAGCTGCAAGCGACAGCTCGCAGTTGTTGCTGCAGTCGCAAGCCGCAAGTGATGTAGCCCGTGTATATTGGTATATTGATGATATGTTATACAAGGCTGCTGCACCGGACGAACGAGTATTTTTTAAGCCTCATACCGGTAATATTAAAATTACCTGCATTGATGATAAAGGTAGAAGTAGTGATGTTACCATCTCGGCACGCAACCTTTAA
- a CDS encoding T9SS type A sorting domain-containing protein, translating into MMKNLTKLMMSLIVTLFAINVNAQNCGIPTGLSATSINGATTLAWNAVPGASSYTVEIQNAQGNPQVITITLQSITNSIMPQGLNNGANYKFKVRTNCGGQNSNWSNVFFFVAGGGGGNACNTAPANLTVSNITAKGAKFTWGPVLGATSYRVRVENGQNNPVPFLLIRNTVNTTITIGNVLTASTSYKVKARALCGANNTSPWTPWIPFTTAVQRLSSDNSLFEGLAVYPNPANEKIQFELSDGFDGQQVNFSIVDLQGKVIVSQNFEANENANTLDLTEVKNGVYMVKLTIGETQTMQRLVVAH; encoded by the coding sequence ATGATGAAAAATTTAACCAAATTAATGATGTCGCTTATTGTGACATTGTTTGCAATTAATGTAAACGCACAGAATTGTGGTATCCCTACAGGATTAAGCGCAACTTCAATTAATGGAGCCACCACCTTAGCATGGAATGCTGTTCCAGGGGCATCCTCGTACACAGTCGAAATTCAAAACGCACAGGGCAATCCGCAAGTGATAACCATTACCTTGCAAAGTATTACCAACAGCATAATGCCACAAGGACTTAACAATGGTGCAAATTATAAGTTTAAGGTAAGAACAAATTGTGGTGGCCAAAACAGTAACTGGTCAAACGTATTCTTTTTTGTTGCTGGTGGCGGTGGCGGCAATGCCTGCAATACTGCACCTGCTAACTTAACTGTTTCAAACATTACAGCCAAAGGTGCTAAGTTTACATGGGGTCCGGTACTAGGTGCAACTTCGTATAGAGTGCGTGTAGAAAATGGACAAAATAATCCGGTACCATTTTTATTAATTCGTAATACGGTAAACACTACCATCACCATTGGTAATGTGTTGACGGCTAGTACCAGTTATAAAGTGAAAGCTAGAGCACTTTGTGGAGCTAATAATACAAGCCCATGGACACCATGGATTCCATTTACCACAGCAGTACAACGTTTAAGCAGCGATAATTCATTATTCGAAGGTTTGGCAGTTTATCCAAATCCGGCCAACGAAAAAATTCAATTCGAACTCAGCGATGGTTTTGATGGCCAACAAGTGAATTTTTCGATAGTTGATTTGCAAGGTAAAGTTATAGTGTCGCAAAATTTTGAAGCAAATGAAAATGCCAATACCCTGGACTTGACTGAAGTGAAGAATGGTGTGTATATGGTAAAACTTACTATTGGCGAAACACAAACGATGCAACGATTAGTAGTTGCACATTAA